ACGGCTATTCTGTTTTAGAATTAgtttcttgaatttaaattccagatttttaaaaaaatattcccTTTAAACTGGctaaattcaatattaaataaatatataaaattgCTTTAATCTTTCCCGCTGCTCTTTGCGTAAAACTTagtaaatatattttaaatcCTTGAGTAAACTACCATGGAAAATGTGGTTGTCCATGGGAGTGACTCAATTACTGGTTTAGCAAGTAAGAGTAATATGTTTCCCCGACTTGGCAGCTTTCATTAAAAGAGATTTATCTAAAAATACTAAAACGTTAAGTCAACTTAAATATGAATACTACCTGTATTACTACCACCAAAAAGGTTTGAAAGTGCACGATATTTTTTACCTTACCTTTGCTCTCAATTGTATAAAGGCAACTCTGAGTAAGATAGGAAAATctataaaaaaatttgaaaacgaGTCATCGAGATGTTTAAATCAGATCAACAAAATAACCGGAATTAACAGGATATTGAAACCAAGACTCATCCATGCGCCTAGCTTTCAGTCTCAGATTTCCTATCACCACATCCCTGAGaagattttcttctcaAGAATCGCCATTGGTAAACCTTAGAAATACATCCAAATATGTTTCCATTAAGCCGGTTACAGATTTAAGAACAAGCTCAGCAGCTGAATTTGTAGCATCCCCCAACTCTAAGCTGCAATCATTGATCTGGCATACACCGCTACAAAATGTCCTCATAACTAAGAAACCTTGGACTCCAACTACGAGGGAGGCCATGGTAGAATTCATTACTCATATTCATGATTCATATCCGGAAATCAACATAATTCTTCAACCTGATGCTGCTGAAGAGATAGCACAAGATTTTACATCACCTTTGAACCAAGATCCCAGCCGTCCTCATGTCTTATATTCAGGAACCACAGAAGAAATCGTATCAAGAACGGACCTACTGGTGACGTTAGGTGGTGATGGGACTATATTACATGGGGTGTCCATGTTTGGTAATAATCAAGTCCCTCCCGTCTTGGCGTTCTCGTTAGGAACATTGGGCTTTCTATTACCCTttgattttaaagaatataaaggtgtttttgaaaaagttATTAGGTCAAGAGCCAAGTGTCTTCATAGGACACGTTTGCAATGtcattttattaaaaatggtACCACCAAACCCATAGTCACACACGCCATGAACGATATCTTTCTTCATAGAGGTAATTCTCCTCATTTAGCTAATTTAGACATATTCATCGATGGGGAGTATTTAACAAGAACCATTGCTGACGGTGTTACATTATCTACGCCCACGGGGTCTACTGCTTACTCTCTATCTGCTGGTGGATCCATTGTCTCACCATTGGTCCCCGCCATATTGTTGACACCAATTTGTCCCCGTTCATTGTCATTTAGGCCCTTAATATTACCACATTCATCGCATATAAAGATTAAAGTCAGCTCGAAGATGAACCAGAAGAATTTAAGTAATGTAGTTAATTTATCAATCGATGGTGTCCCACAGCATGATTTACAAATTGGCGATGAAATACACGTTATAAATGAAGTAGGAACGATATATGTTGATGGAACGCAACTACCAACGCTAGCAAAGAATTCGAATGGTGAAGAGAATCAAACGTTGAAAAAGAGAGAGAGTAAAAATTCAG
The sequence above is a segment of the Naumovozyma castellii chromosome 8, complete genome genome. Coding sequences within it:
- the POS5 gene encoding NADH kinase (ancestral locus Anc_6.186), with the protein product MRLAFSLRFPITTSLRRFSSQESPLVNLRNTSKYVSIKPVTDLRTSSAAEFVASPNSKLQSLIWHTPLQNVLITKKPWTPTTREAMVEFITHIHDSYPEINIILQPDAAEEIAQDFTSPLNQDPSRPHVLYSGTTEEIVSRTDLLVTLGGDGTILHGVSMFGNNQVPPVLAFSLGTLGFLLPFDFKEYKGVFEKVIRSRAKCLHRTRLQCHFIKNGTTKPIVTHAMNDIFLHRGNSPHLANLDIFIDGEYLTRTIADGVTLSTPTGSTAYSLSAGGSIVSPLVPAILLTPICPRSLSFRPLILPHSSHIKIKVSSKMNQKNLSNVVNLSIDGVPQHDLQIGDEIHVINEVGTIYVDGTQLPTLAKNSNGEENQTLKKRESKNSGIYCVAKSENDWTRGINELLGFNSGFRFIRRSKDN